One Elusimicrobiota bacterium genomic region harbors:
- a CDS encoding ROK family protein yields MKNYIVSVDLGGTKICAGIVTTDGKIKSDIIKLPTESEKPSKIILENIVRAISSAIKSAGVSNNKILGIGIGSPGPLDIKKGIILTPRNLPSLHGFNLKKAIEKEFKLPVYLNNDANVYVLGESFFGAGAKYNIVFGVTLGTGLGSGLVINKKIYNGATGTATEIWGFPYKEGIMEDYVSGRGLKRMYKDRTGKELEPVMIADSARRGDSEAKSSWEEFGRHLGMALIYVIDVLDPDVIVIGGSLSNQYDLFSEELERTVRGKIYSMPRAHLKIIKTKLKEKAALLGAAGLVLENE; encoded by the coding sequence ATGAAGAATTATATTGTTTCAGTTGATTTAGGCGGGACTAAGATATGTGCGGGTATAGTTACTACAGATGGCAAGATAAAAAGTGATATAATAAAATTACCTACCGAATCAGAGAAACCAAGTAAAATAATATTAGAAAATATTGTAAGAGCGATAAGTAGTGCGATAAAATCGGCAGGTGTCAGCAATAATAAAATATTGGGTATTGGAATAGGTTCTCCGGGACCGCTGGATATAAAAAAAGGAATCATATTAACCCCGCGCAATTTACCTTCTTTACACGGTTTTAATTTAAAAAAAGCGATAGAGAAAGAATTCAAGCTGCCTGTTTATTTAAATAATGACGCTAACGTATATGTGTTAGGTGAAAGTTTTTTCGGGGCAGGAGCAAAATACAACATAGTATTCGGGGTAACATTAGGCACGGGGTTAGGCAGCGGGTTAGTAATAAATAAGAAAATTTATAACGGAGCAACAGGTACAGCAACAGAAATATGGGGTTTCCCTTATAAAGAAGGGATAATGGAAGATTATGTTTCGGGACGGGGATTAAAGAGGATGTACAAGGATAGAACAGGAAAAGAGTTGGAACCTGTTATGATAGCAGATTCAGCAAGGCGGGGTGATTCGGAAGCTAAAAGCAGCTGGGAAGAGTTTGGAAGACATCTTGGTATGGCGCTGATTTATGTGATTGATGTTCTTGACCCTGACGTGATAGTAATAGGCGGTTCGTTGAGTAATCAATATGATTTATTTTCTGAAGAGTTAGAAAGGACAGTTCGCGGTAAGATATATTCTATGCCCAGAGCACATCTTAAAATAATAAAAACAAAACTAAAAGAAAAAGCAGCTTTGCTGGGTGCCGCCGGTTTAGT
- a CDS encoding AsmA family protein — MKKFKKFLLIFVVCVIVVLVGGVIALRIAYPPAKVKGILITKMSEFLHREVEIKDVSIGFGGLDVEGFRISEKPAFKQGVFVEAGKFIIRPDLFALLQGKISISKIILDEPKINIIRNKDNSFNFSDLMTKTTDVNSTRSLPANGSVEGEVHKVKETKVEKKSATAELPIAFIVSKLSLSNGTVKFTDRSAQDMSVELKNINLSLSGISLVSPFLVDMSVDVLQKKVNASLSFNFSGVVNMKQQNLKIKQAVVKINDAGIKVSGNVDKFMDPDKLTFAVNVKGEKFALEKITKIAPLPKELSITGEPNINVDVSGNMNKIQVKGGIDMKKVSIAFGDMFSKPKDAEMSLMTDIVFENMDVLKINNVSVALGAVKNSLSGKVTGFKKNQIAMDLNVLLEKFDLKTLVQIIPMMKDFGVSGLVDGNVLVSGDLKILSISGKVNIQDIQSIKKDLTAKVSKGNLDFSARISNLKKDISFTLSGDTIDIKMPEQPKQAAAQSGKGAKSQPSSSVTKDQGQGTSQPAELRSAATNQPSSGGQSQSVASAKVGVPKDISITGDLKLKKFIFQNFQITDCSAKVSLLNAELNIRPFYMAMCKGSISGSIYADLSDLEPTRLKFNFATDVSNYDLHELVLESGVQIKAQFWGVAEGKVKISGTGSNMTGLNGNGSLVIKNVKVNNSKILDQLAAVSQMPQVKETSFKSATGGFNIKSGIIEITNTKTDGGDKLDAYLSGNVNLVALRQDIGGKVKFTKEYSRGDMAKYTADVEGRVTVPFTVKGTFDDPKVTLDWNSIAKTAIQNQGKEILMKEGAKLLKGLFGK; from the coding sequence ATGAAAAAGTTTAAGAAGTTTTTGCTGATTTTTGTGGTTTGCGTGATTGTTGTTTTAGTGGGTGGGGTGATTGCTCTCAGGATTGCTTATCCGCCTGCTAAGGTGAAAGGGATATTGATAACTAAGATGTCGGAATTCCTGCATCGTGAAGTTGAAATAAAAGATGTGTCTATCGGGTTTGGCGGGCTGGATGTCGAGGGGTTCAGGATTTCTGAAAAACCGGCATTTAAACAGGGTGTTTTTGTGGAGGCGGGTAAGTTCATCATCAGGCCTGATTTATTTGCGCTTCTTCAGGGGAAAATATCAATCAGTAAAATAATACTTGATGAACCTAAAATAAATATTATCCGGAATAAGGATAATAGTTTCAATTTCAGTGATTTAATGACTAAGACAACGGATGTAAATAGTACGAGGTCCCTGCCCGCCAACGGTTCAGTGGAGGGCGAGGTCCACAAGGTTAAAGAAACTAAGGTTGAGAAAAAATCGGCGACTGCGGAGTTGCCTATTGCTTTTATTGTATCCAAGTTATCACTGTCTAACGGGACGGTGAAATTTACGGACAGGTCGGCGCAGGATATGTCTGTTGAATTAAAGAATATAAATCTGTCTTTGAGCGGGATTTCGCTTGTTTCGCCGTTTTTGGTTGATATGTCGGTTGATGTTTTACAGAAGAAAGTCAATGCTTCGCTTTCGTTTAATTTCAGCGGGGTTGTAAATATGAAGCAGCAGAACTTAAAGATAAAGCAAGCGGTTGTTAAAATTAACGATGCCGGTATAAAGGTTTCCGGGAATGTTGATAAGTTTATGGACCCGGATAAATTAACATTTGCAGTAAATGTAAAAGGTGAAAAATTTGCACTTGAGAAAATAACAAAAATAGCGCCGCTGCCTAAAGAGCTTTCTATAACAGGCGAACCTAATATAAACGTTGATGTATCAGGTAATATGAACAAGATACAGGTTAAAGGCGGAATAGATATGAAAAAGGTCAGCATAGCTTTCGGTGATATGTTTTCTAAGCCGAAAGATGCGGAAATGTCTTTAATGACTGACATTGTTTTTGAGAATATGGATGTTTTGAAGATAAATAATGTATCTGTTGCCCTTGGCGCGGTAAAAAATTCGCTTTCCGGAAAGGTTACCGGGTTTAAAAAAAATCAAATTGCAATGGACTTAAATGTTTTACTGGAAAAATTTGATTTAAAAACTTTGGTGCAGATTATTCCTATGATGAAAGATTTTGGGGTTTCAGGATTGGTTGACGGGAATGTCTTAGTATCAGGCGATTTGAAAATACTGTCAATTTCAGGAAAAGTAAATATACAGGATATCCAGTCAATAAAAAAAGATTTGACTGCTAAAGTGAGTAAAGGTAATTTGGATTTTTCTGCAAGGATTTCCAATTTAAAGAAAGATATATCTTTTACACTTTCAGGTGATACAATAGATATAAAAATGCCTGAACAACCGAAACAAGCTGCCGCACAAAGCGGGAAGGGAGCTAAGTCACAACCTTCTTCTTCTGTGACCAAGGACCAGGGACAAGGGACGTCACAACCAGCAGAGCTTCGCTCTGCGGCTACAAATCAGCCTTCCAGTGGCGGGCAGTCTCAATCTGTCGCTTCAGCGAAAGTCGGTGTTCCGAAGGATATTTCCATAACCGGCGACTTAAAGCTCAAGAAATTTATATTCCAGAATTTCCAAATTACTGATTGTTCGGCAAAGGTGTCCTTATTAAATGCCGAGCTGAATATAAGGCCGTTTTATATGGCTATGTGTAAGGGAAGTATTTCGGGGAGTATTTATGCTGATTTATCGGATTTAGAACCGACACGGCTAAAATTTAATTTTGCAACTGATGTCAGTAATTATGACCTTCACGAGTTGGTATTGGAAAGCGGGGTGCAGATAAAAGCTCAGTTCTGGGGTGTTGCGGAAGGGAAAGTTAAGATTTCAGGGACCGGTAGCAATATGACAGGTTTGAACGGTAACGGGTCGCTTGTTATAAAAAATGTAAAAGTTAACAATTCTAAAATACTTGACCAGCTTGCAGCTGTTTCTCAAATGCCGCAGGTAAAAGAGACGAGTTTTAAATCGGCAACAGGCGGGTTTAATATAAAAAGCGGGATAATTGAAATTACTAATACAAAAACAGATGGCGGTGATAAGCTGGATGCTTATTTATCCGGAAATGTAAATTTGGTAGCTTTAAGACAGGATATTGGTGGGAAAGTAAAATTTACAAAAGAATATTCCCGCGGTGATATGGCAAAATATACTGCAGATGTGGAAGGGAGAGTAACGGTTCCTTTTACTGTTAAAGGGACGTTTGATGACCCGAAGGTTACGCTTGATTGGAATAGCATAGCGAAGACGGCTATTCAAAACCAGGGTAAAGAGATATTAATGAAAGAAGGCGCAAAACTTTTAAAAGGTTTGTTTGGTAAATAA